One window from the genome of Rhodococcus sp. ABRD24 encodes:
- a CDS encoding glutamate--cysteine ligase: MAVHFAGSPRPTLGVEWEIALVDRITRDLSNSAADVLDAVGELADKPRVTKELLRNTVEFVTGVCDNVGEAMDDLSETMSLVRSAADPLSVDLMCAGTHPFAQWSTQLITRTPHYDELIERTQWWGRQMLIWGVHVHVGISSAEKVFPILNALLLKYPHLLALSASSPMWTGVDTGYASNRALMFQQLPTAGLPFQFENWTQFEGYVDDQLTTGVIDNLGGLHWDIRPAPRWGTIEVRVCDGISSRTELSALVALIHCLIVDLDTRLEAGETLPSMPPWHVQENKWRAARYGLDAEVILGADSRERLVTDDLDDLLEQLTPTAVKLGCADELARVADIPRRGASYQRQRKVAAATGGDLRAVVRSLVDELDT; encoded by the coding sequence GTGGCAGTCCACTTTGCCGGTTCGCCGCGTCCCACCCTGGGCGTCGAGTGGGAGATCGCGTTGGTCGACAGGATCACCCGTGATCTCTCCAACTCCGCCGCCGACGTGCTCGACGCTGTCGGCGAGCTTGCTGACAAGCCCCGCGTCACCAAGGAATTGCTGCGCAACACCGTCGAATTCGTGACGGGCGTCTGCGACAACGTCGGCGAGGCCATGGACGACTTGTCGGAGACCATGTCACTGGTGCGCAGCGCCGCCGACCCGCTGAGCGTGGACCTGATGTGTGCGGGCACGCACCCGTTCGCGCAGTGGTCCACCCAGCTGATCACCCGCACCCCGCACTACGACGAACTCATCGAACGCACCCAGTGGTGGGGCCGGCAGATGCTGATCTGGGGTGTGCACGTGCACGTCGGAATCTCGTCCGCCGAGAAGGTGTTTCCGATCCTCAATGCTCTGCTGTTGAAGTACCCGCATCTACTGGCGCTCTCGGCGTCGTCGCCGATGTGGACCGGAGTCGACACCGGGTACGCCAGCAACCGGGCGCTGATGTTCCAGCAGCTACCCACCGCCGGTCTGCCGTTCCAGTTCGAGAACTGGACACAGTTCGAGGGCTACGTCGACGACCAGCTCACCACCGGCGTCATCGACAACCTCGGCGGCCTGCACTGGGACATCCGTCCCGCGCCCCGCTGGGGCACCATCGAGGTCCGCGTGTGCGACGGTATCTCCTCCCGAACCGAACTGAGCGCCCTCGTCGCGCTCATCCACTGCCTCATCGTCGACCTCGACACCCGGCTCGAGGCGGGGGAGACCCTGCCGTCGATGCCGCCGTGGCACGTGCAGGAGAACAAGTGGCGGGCCGCCCGATATGGCCTCGACGCCGAGGTGATCCTGGGTGCCGACAGCCGCGAACGGCTCGTCACCGACGATCTCGACGACCTGCTCGAGCAGCTCACCCCCACTGCGGTGAAGCTCGGCTGCGCCGACGAACTGGCCCGCGTCGCCGATATTCCCCGCCGCGGCGCGTCGTACCAGCGTCAGCGCAAGGTGGCCGCCGCGACCGGCGGGGACCTGCGCGCCGTCGTTCGCTCCCTCGTCGACGAACTCGACACGTAA
- a CDS encoding phosphatase PAP2 family protein encodes MDGVLTDGGARTEPIRFDDRTRNLVLSGVVAAGVAILIALQIFASTRGFQGPLESLFNDFAGTPKSASVPWAGLALAMVGLTNRQRVLALSSAVGIDVVIAAIRYLAGGPLTVGNGAVIVLTAIGVYAGLAWQGEQRRSALMGVGLGALLIVATKFGDVWLHITVLAGPDVLDPYVQLADQALGNPAWVMGNVVDALGSVGYAVLHWVYIELPVAAIAVALYQLRKGWPSHHLVRTFLLIGLVGPVFYILFPVVGPIFAFGPDGNGFQVGDFWPSVVPVDLTPSAMPFDGVTPRNCMPSLHTAWALALFLHSRQGPWWLRWGGTFWLVCTLAATLGFGYHYGVDLIAGAVLTLTLESALRAPERGWGAFRVKLVVGGAVLLAALLLSYRYLAVEIAEYPALSAPLLLGVPALFAFAYWRAFYRDRELVEIASDSVETAPERLTRG; translated from the coding sequence ATGGACGGCGTGTTGACGGACGGTGGCGCACGTACAGAGCCGATACGGTTCGACGATCGAACCCGGAACCTCGTGCTCTCCGGGGTCGTTGCCGCCGGTGTCGCCATCCTGATCGCGCTGCAGATCTTCGCATCCACGCGTGGCTTCCAGGGCCCACTCGAGAGTCTCTTCAACGATTTCGCAGGCACCCCCAAGTCGGCGTCCGTGCCGTGGGCGGGCCTGGCACTCGCGATGGTGGGGCTGACCAACCGGCAGCGGGTGCTGGCGCTGTCGAGTGCGGTGGGCATCGATGTCGTGATCGCCGCAATCCGGTACCTGGCCGGAGGACCGCTCACCGTGGGCAACGGCGCGGTGATCGTGCTGACCGCGATCGGCGTCTATGCAGGCCTGGCGTGGCAGGGCGAACAGCGCCGCAGCGCGCTCATGGGTGTCGGCCTCGGTGCGCTGCTCATCGTCGCCACCAAATTCGGGGACGTATGGCTGCACATCACGGTCCTTGCCGGACCCGATGTCCTCGACCCGTATGTCCAGCTCGCCGACCAGGCCCTCGGCAACCCGGCGTGGGTGATGGGGAACGTAGTCGACGCCCTCGGCTCCGTCGGCTACGCCGTCCTGCACTGGGTGTACATCGAGTTGCCCGTTGCCGCGATCGCCGTCGCGCTGTATCAGCTGCGCAAGGGCTGGCCGTCGCATCACCTGGTGCGCACTTTTCTGTTGATCGGACTCGTCGGACCCGTCTTCTACATTCTGTTCCCCGTCGTAGGCCCGATCTTCGCGTTCGGGCCCGACGGCAACGGGTTTCAGGTCGGCGACTTCTGGCCCAGCGTCGTGCCCGTCGATCTGACGCCGTCGGCCATGCCCTTCGACGGCGTCACTCCCCGCAACTGCATGCCCAGCCTGCACACCGCGTGGGCGCTGGCGCTGTTCCTGCATTCCAGGCAGGGGCCGTGGTGGTTGCGCTGGGGCGGCACGTTCTGGCTGGTGTGCACCCTGGCGGCGACGCTGGGGTTCGGCTACCACTACGGGGTCGACCTCATCGCCGGCGCCGTCCTGACGCTGACGCTCGAATCCGCACTGCGCGCCCCCGAACGGGGCTGGGGCGCGTTCCGGGTGAAGCTGGTCGTCGGTGGCGCGGTGCTGCTCGCGGCGCTGCTGCTCAGCTACCGCTACCTGGCCGTGGAGATCGCCGAGTACCCGGCGTTGTCGGCGCCGCTGCTCCTGGGTGTCCCCGCGCTCTTCGCCTTCGCGTACTGGCGGGCGTTCTACCGGGACCGCGAGCTAGTCGAAATTGCGTCGGATTCGGTCGAAACCGCACCAGAACGACTAACTCGCGGATAG